One Methylobacterium sp. AMS5 genomic region harbors:
- a CDS encoding methyltransferase, translated as MPGPAFPRVDRFLESEAAAHALSFAFTSGLIDRLARRSDIVAAGLADEFRLEGPQLACLTGLLVGAGIAAEPAPGRIGLSEAFRAVLPCRDLIEAKLAFAAAASEDLRRHFPAFVADLPAFMAASRTFELFRYDRCFEITPDNLDATRRWVAYTTCLTRYEAGPGLDRIEPGLHRRLLDLGGNSGEFAAQACRRAPNLTATVFDLPVVCALGRENLADRPEGARVTFQAGDMRRDPLPEGHDLVTFKSVLHDWPAEEARALLEPAARALAPGGRLVIYERAPMALRERPLGYVQSADLVFQPFFRDADLYTETLAALGFVDCTVRRLALETPFHLIEARKPGGAL; from the coding sequence GTGCCGGGCCCGGCATTTCCGCGCGTGGACCGCTTCCTCGAAAGCGAGGCCGCCGCGCACGCCCTCAGCTTCGCCTTCACATCCGGGCTGATCGACCGGCTCGCCCGCCGCTCGGACATTGTAGCGGCCGGATTGGCCGATGAGTTTCGGCTCGAGGGGCCGCAACTTGCCTGCCTGACCGGCCTCCTTGTCGGCGCCGGGATCGCCGCCGAGCCCGCGCCGGGCCGGATCGGGCTGAGCGAGGCGTTCCGCGCCGTGCTGCCCTGCCGCGACCTCATCGAGGCGAAGCTCGCCTTCGCCGCCGCCGCGTCCGAGGATCTGCGCCGGCATTTTCCCGCCTTCGTCGCCGACCTGCCGGCCTTCATGGCGGCCTCGCGCACCTTCGAGCTGTTCCGCTACGACCGCTGCTTCGAGATCACGCCGGACAACCTCGACGCGACCCGGCGCTGGGTCGCCTACACCACCTGCCTGACGCGCTATGAGGCCGGGCCGGGCCTCGACCGGATCGAGCCCGGTCTGCATCGGCGTCTGCTCGATCTCGGCGGCAACAGCGGCGAGTTCGCCGCCCAGGCCTGCCGCCGCGCCCCGAACCTGACCGCCACGGTGTTCGATCTGCCCGTCGTCTGCGCGCTCGGCCGCGAGAACCTCGCGGACCGGCCGGAAGGCGCCCGCGTCACGTTCCAGGCCGGCGACATGCGGCGCGATCCCCTGCCCGAGGGGCACGACCTCGTGACCTTCAAGTCGGTCCTGCACGATTGGCCGGCCGAGGAGGCCCGTGCCCTGCTCGAGCCCGCCGCGCGCGCGCTCGCCCCCGGCGGGCGTCTCGTGATCTATGAGCGGGCACCCATGGCTCTGCGCGAGCGCCCCCTCGGCTACGTCCAATCCGCCGACCTCGTGTTCCAGCCCTTCTTCCGGGATGCGGACCTCTATACCGAGACGCTGGCCGCTCTCGGCTTCGTCGATTGCACCGTCCGCCGCCTCGCGCTCGAAACGCCGTTCCACCTGATCGAGGCGCGCAAGCCCGGCGGTGCGCTGTGA
- a CDS encoding uridine kinase, with the protein MSAPFVLAVSGPPGSGKTTLSHALSERFGGAPVLAYDAYEEITGWPPERVAAWLAGGAPLDAVPVPGLTEDLARLRRGEPVPDRERGGTLRLSRRAARPVIVLDTLLGRAHPGTGAQIDHLVWLDLPLDVALARKLRSFTAAARRDSTAAPGLLEALDAYLGRYDALLHPTYALQRERVRPAADQILGAGTLAGHLAAIQSEIQSTLHATLTAVPTPTA; encoded by the coding sequence GTGAGCGCGCCCTTCGTCCTCGCCGTCAGCGGACCGCCGGGCAGCGGCAAGACCACGCTGTCCCACGCTCTGTCGGAGCGCTTCGGCGGCGCACCGGTGCTCGCCTACGACGCCTACGAGGAAATCACCGGTTGGCCGCCGGAACGGGTGGCGGCGTGGCTCGCGGGCGGCGCGCCCCTCGACGCGGTGCCCGTACCGGGGCTCACCGAGGATCTGGCCCGGCTGCGGCGCGGTGAGCCGGTGCCGGACCGGGAGCGCGGCGGCACGCTGCGCCTGTCGCGGCGCGCGGCGCGGCCCGTGATCGTTCTCGACACCCTGCTCGGCCGGGCCCATCCCGGAACGGGGGCACAGATCGACCATCTGGTCTGGCTCGATCTGCCCCTGGACGTCGCGCTGGCGCGCAAGCTGCGCAGCTTCACCGCGGCGGCACGGCGCGATTCGACGGCCGCCCCCGGGCTTCTCGAAGCGCTCGATGCCTATCTCGGACGCTACGACGCCCTGCTGCACCCGACCTACGCGCTGCAGCGCGAACGGGTCCGGCCGGCGGCGGACCAGATCCTCGGTGCCGGCACGCTCGCCGGGCACCTCGCCGCCATTCAGTCCGAAATCCAATCCACTCTCCACGCCACCCTTACGGCCGTCCCGACGCCGACGGCGTGA
- a CDS encoding tryptophan 7-halogenase produces the protein MFRSERSAPPRLVVAGGGPAGWMAALYLKRVLRRAGWTVTLVGSAPAAGASAALATRPAFTRFLTGFGIDEAIFMRRCAATYRLASRYDDWFAEGQGHWHPFGACGPRIAGRDLFHYWMKLRQESTEEGAEVEAGSYADYAPQALMAAAGRGPRPMADRSSLTESGDYGYHLDRTALVRFLRDLALSEGVRGVAGRVREIERDLYGDVGALVLDGGQKVEGDIFLDCTGATGQLIGTALGEAWVAGSGPGNRVARLSLPRSPEVPPFTAYRGRAEGWTASLPLADRTEHLYVYDSRTTPPDAAAATLRCAFDSEAGIVDAELRHGRRASPWQRNVVALGAAAGAVEPLLGFDLDLVLAGLETFLATLPRQGDGGDVLRRAYAARLNRFHDDAAEAVAAHYVLGRRSEPFWAAARAVTIPDRLADRLDLYELAGHVALSEEAPFSEGDHYLLFSGADFLPRRPFAPVDVADGREIARLLASIRAQSAQIAEAMAPHGRLMDALHGKVPVAGPSVRIAAASAPVGPAGLRRTPEGARLADLVAGLGQPFGYERSVKASPAGLQTDRFLMSLHRASLGLKPETTLDRLAAGLGLPERERAEAAGLIGGADILHLGYEDGPPGALYKLYVEWSSRTDAAWTGADEAGAEPMLVHRAYKWTPGGTHPPVVTLYHWPRVRGPEEIGARLNRMAGEWGAAGAPARDTAHAILRLAQERGRGAVHYLEAREEPGRRLSYDLNLYACGLTVADAEPLLGQAFVDLGVPREAAARVLRERLQETLGHVAGGVGRDGQPFITVYSGVAGG, from the coding sequence ATGTTCAGGTCCGAACGCTCCGCGCCTCCGCGCTTGGTCGTTGCCGGCGGCGGTCCCGCCGGCTGGATGGCCGCGCTCTATCTGAAACGCGTCCTGCGCCGGGCGGGCTGGACGGTCACCCTCGTCGGGTCGGCCCCGGCCGCGGGGGCCTCCGCCGCCCTGGCGACGCGCCCGGCCTTCACCCGCTTCCTCACCGGTTTCGGCATCGACGAGGCGATCTTCATGCGCCGCTGCGCGGCGACCTATCGGCTCGCCAGCCGCTACGACGACTGGTTCGCCGAGGGCCAGGGCCACTGGCATCCCTTCGGTGCCTGCGGCCCGCGGATCGCCGGCCGCGACCTGTTCCATTACTGGATGAAGCTTCGCCAAGAGAGCACCGAAGAGGGCGCCGAGGTCGAGGCCGGGAGCTACGCCGATTACGCACCCCAGGCGCTGATGGCGGCCGCAGGGCGCGGGCCCCGTCCCATGGCAGACCGGTCCTCGCTCACCGAATCCGGCGATTACGGCTATCACCTCGACCGGACCGCCCTCGTCCGTTTCCTGCGCGATTTGGCCCTCTCCGAAGGCGTGCGCGGGGTAGCCGGGCGGGTCCGCGAGATCGAGCGCGACCTGTACGGTGATGTCGGCGCCCTCGTCCTCGACGGAGGGCAGAAGGTCGAGGGCGACATCTTCCTCGATTGTACCGGTGCCACCGGGCAGCTCATCGGCACCGCGCTCGGCGAGGCCTGGGTCGCGGGCAGCGGCCCCGGAAACCGCGTGGCCCGCCTGTCCTTGCCGCGATCGCCGGAGGTGCCGCCCTTCACCGCCTATCGCGGCCGGGCAGAGGGCTGGACGGCATCGCTGCCGCTGGCCGACCGCACGGAGCACCTCTACGTCTACGATAGCCGGACCACGCCGCCGGATGCGGCGGCGGCCACCCTGCGATGCGCCTTCGATAGCGAGGCGGGCATCGTCGATGCGGAACTAAGGCACGGTCGCCGCGCCTCACCGTGGCAGCGCAACGTCGTCGCCCTCGGCGCGGCGGCCGGAGCGGTCGAGCCGCTCCTCGGCTTCGATCTCGATCTCGTCCTGGCCGGACTCGAGACCTTCCTCGCCACCCTGCCGCGCCAGGGGGACGGCGGTGACGTGCTGCGCCGTGCCTATGCCGCGCGCCTGAACCGCTTCCACGACGACGCGGCCGAGGCGGTGGCCGCGCATTACGTTCTCGGCCGCCGGTCGGAACCGTTCTGGGCGGCGGCCCGCGCGGTGACGATCCCCGACCGGCTCGCCGACCGCCTCGACCTCTACGAGTTGGCCGGACATGTCGCGTTGAGCGAGGAGGCGCCGTTCAGCGAGGGCGATCACTACCTCCTGTTCTCCGGTGCCGATTTCCTGCCGCGCCGGCCCTTCGCTCCGGTTGATGTCGCCGACGGCCGCGAGATCGCCCGACTGCTCGCCAGCATCCGTGCGCAGTCGGCCCAGATCGCCGAGGCGATGGCGCCGCATGGCCGTCTGATGGACGCATTGCACGGTAAGGTACCCGTCGCCGGGCCTTCGGTACGCATCGCGGCGGCTTCGGCGCCGGTCGGCCCGGCGGGTCTGCGCCGAACGCCGGAGGGCGCGCGTCTCGCCGATCTGGTGGCGGGGCTCGGCCAGCCCTTCGGCTACGAGCGCTCGGTGAAAGCCTCCCCGGCGGGACTGCAGACCGACCGCTTCCTCATGAGCCTGCACCGCGCGAGCCTCGGCCTTAAGCCCGAAACGACGCTCGACCGGCTGGCCGCCGGGCTCGGATTGCCGGAGCGGGAGCGCGCGGAGGCCGCCGGCCTGATCGGCGGGGCGGACATCCTCCATCTCGGCTACGAGGACGGCCCGCCGGGCGCGCTCTACAAGCTCTATGTCGAATGGTCGTCGCGCACTGACGCCGCCTGGACCGGAGCGGACGAGGCCGGCGCGGAGCCGATGCTGGTCCATCGCGCCTATAAGTGGACGCCTGGGGGAACGCATCCGCCCGTCGTCACCCTCTACCACTGGCCACGGGTGCGCGGCCCCGAGGAGATCGGGGCGCGGCTGAACCGGATGGCCGGCGAGTGGGGTGCGGCTGGCGCGCCCGCGCGCGACACCGCCCATGCGATCCTGCGGCTGGCGCAGGAGAGGGGGCGCGGTGCGGTCCACTATCTCGAAGCCCGCGAGGAGCCGGGACGGCGCCTGTCCTACGACCTCAACCTCTATGCCTGCGGCCTGACCGTGGCCGATGCGGAGCCGCTGCTCGGCCAAGCCTTCGTCGATCTCGGCGTGCCGCGCGAGGCGGCCGCAAGGGTCCTGAGAGAGAGGCTTCAGGAGACCCTGGGCCATGTCGCCGGCGGCGTCGGGCGGGACGGCCAGCCCTTCATCACCGTGTATTCCGGCGTCGCCGGCGGATGA